The DNA region TAGGCTGTTCCACCATGGGGAGTATTTGGCAGGGCACATTTAGGCTGTGCCACCATGGGGTGTATTTGGCAGGGCACATTTAGGCTGTGCCACCATGGGGTGTTGGGCACAGGCAGTGCCACCAGCATCTCCaccacagccagagcagagccagctgcagcactggcagcacctcATGTGATTAATAAAGGGTAAAATGGCCAGGATGCGTGAAGGGGGGATAAAAAAGGGTGAGAAGCAGCTCTGTGAGCACTGAGGCCGGTGAAGATGGTGAGGATGAGGTGCTGAAGAGGGGGTGatccctggcaggagctgtgaccTGTGCAGCCCCCAGCACGTTCTCCTGACAGGAGTGGGACCTGTGATGGCTCCACAACGCAGGAATGGGACCTCTGGAAgctctgtgcaggagcagggagattTTCCTGGTAGGAATCGCACCCGGTGGAGCTGATTCCTGGCAAAAATTGTAACCAGTGGAggccccagacaggagcaggtTCTCCTGAGAGGAGCCGGGGCCTGTGAAGGCCCCATGGGAGCCTGGGATGAGTGTGGGAAGGAAGGACAACCATCATGTCCCAACTGTACCTCTCCCAATTCCCCATCCTTCTGCACCCCTTGGTGTGAGGTAGATCCCCCAGAAGATGGGAAAGTTGAGCCATGGTGGGTGGGGGTAAGACATTGTGTTAGTTTTATCTTTGTTTCTCATTATCCAGATCAGTTGGCAGTAAATCAAACGGACAGGGATTGGAAAGGGATCGCTGTATTTTTATAGCAGCCCATCAGCTTTTTCCTCCTTATTTCCCCCCTTGCCTTGGTTGGGCAGCACAGTGAGTGGACATCTGGCAGCCCACCACAGTAGCAAACACTCATTTCTGCTACCCTAAGCACAGCTGGTGCCAAAAATGCTTGGCACAACCCCTGTGGCAGGGTTCTTGGAAAGCCAGATGACTGTTGTTCGTGAAAAAGAGGGATGCTGGTTGTttctgctggctgtgctctgcttctgtgctgcctctgccatCTGTGGGGGTCTCATGGCTTGTTGAGGCAGACATGGTGGCAAGGTAGAAACAGACTTACTGAATGCAAGGGTCATGAGATGCCCAGGGCAGTAGCTGCTGCATGAATAACTTTAGTTTTAAAGGAAATAGCAAATTTAAATGTCTTTAGTAGATATGGGGCCTATTCACATCGCTAGTGTGGCTCTCCTGCTGCTTGAGAGAAAGTGGAGAGTTTCTCCATTGTCAAATCCATGTCTTGGGGGCTCActatttctctcttcttcctcctgaGAGTAGGATTGGAAATTGAGGGAATTTAACCCTGTTGAGTGCCTGGCTTGTAGTTCAGCTTTCTAGACAGCAAACCCAGGACCATGAGATCCATCCCCAGGAAGCTGTAATACCGAGACAGGGCAGATGTATTCCAGTGGAAGGGAAGCTTTAGGAGCTGAGCAGGAGTTCAGCTGTATTCCCACAGCTGCTTCAGAGTGGTTTCCATTGCTGCTCCGGATGGGggaactgtatttttaatcctGTCCACTGGAACTCACTTGAGGGGAACACATTTTTTGTAGTGTTGAGTGGTGGCCAAGCAGCTTTCATTGAGCAGACCAATGCCAGGAGGGATTCCCATGCTGGTGCTATCACTACTGTATGAAAAACCTGGCTTGGATATTCCATGAGTTTTCTGATGTTGTAGTATTTTAGAGTTGCATTGCTTCCAGGAAAAGGCTCATCCTGACTTTTCTTTGAATGACTGCCTGGAGAGACCGAGCTATTGGGAGCATGGTGCCAGATCCTGGCAGATGGGGATGGTGGAGATGACAGTGACATGTGCAGGGGCACTCATTGGAATTTCCTCTCTCTTCTCTGCCATGAACTCTGATGAATTTCAAGTCTCTGTGACATGCAAAGCGAAGATGTAATTCATGGGATTCTGAACATACTTTGTGGTAGCTTTATTAGTGCAGGAAGTTTATTTGTGGTCACTAAACGTTCAGTCATTTAAAGCAGATTTAAGTAGCTTTAACATTTATATGGCTTGGAAGCAAAATTTCAGCGTCCCTGGAACCAATGGGgaaaaccaccaccaccactggGATAAGGTTTGACTTGTGATGCTGTAAGAAATGTGTCTTCTAAAAGTTTTCTGCTCTAATTGCATTCCTTTGTTCTTTTCCCTTAAAGTCTTGTGAAGAAAGCAATCTGAGGACCATGCATTCGTGACTACTGGAACCAGCCTGTGAGCCAGGGCGATGGAAGTTCTAGAGGGCCTCCAGCGTACTGCTTCCATGAGCATTCCCAATGGATGTGCCAACAGGATTTTCCAAGGAAACATGGAGGGAGGGAGCACTGATGCCTTGGAGGCCTGTGGTGCTGAGCACTGCGCCTCTGGCGACGCAGTCTCCAGCGAGCAGGAGGAAACACACAGGTATAAGAAGACAACCAAGGGCAGCCGGATCTGGAATTTCGTCAGACGAAGGAAAGGACTCTCTACAAATAAAGACAGGCCCCAGTCCATGATTCTGCTGGGAGTTACCTCTGAGGTCTCAGAATTAAAAAAGCCATCCTTCATGGACAGGGTACGCTCATCAAAAAAGGGAAGATCCTCCAGGACACCCAAGAACGTGGATTTGAGAGGCTCCAGAGTGCAGGACGTGTGTGACCCTGAGGAGGAGCTTCCTGGCAGTGGGCAGAGAGCTGTCTACAGGGTCAGGAGGCTGGGCGATGGCCGGAGGCCCTCCCGCCACTCCTACGCGGGGTACATCGAGGATTTGGACTCTTCTTTTGAGGACATAGAGCTGAACATCAGCATTCCTGAACTCGATGCCACTGAAAGTAAATGTCTCAGGGATATCAGTGGCAGATTACACGGTGAGGATAATGATGGTAACAGCCACAGAATACCGGCCAGGAAGAGCGAGTCTTTGAATTTTGAACACATTAAGAGTCCTGCAATTACAGAAGGGGACAATCAAAAGAGGTGTGCTGTGCTCCCACAGGACAGCAGGCGAGGAAGGAGCTCTGATGTCTGGAGCTATCTGAAAGGAATTTCATTAGCTAGCAAAGATAATTCAAAGCTTGCAGATCAAAGGGCTGAAACCAATTTCCAGAACTTAGAAAATACAACTGATCATTCCGCTTCTTACTTTGACTTTGATACGAGATGTGAGGAAAATCTCAGCCAGCGGAAAAAATCAAACGGTGCTGCCAAAGCCACTCACTTTGGGGGCGTTGTGAGGTTCTTAAGCAGCGTGGCCGAGGCGGCTCGGCGGCTGCGGGGCTCCTCCAGGGCGTTCTCCCCCGATGAGAAGAGGCCTCAGCGCAGTTTCCGGGGCCGCAGGCAGGATGTTGCCTCCCCCAAAGAGGGCTTGGTTATTGAGAATGAGAATGCAAAGGCCTTCTGCACGGTGGGAGCCTGTCTGCAGTCCCCGGATTCAGGCACGTGGGAGAACCTGAGCTTTGAGAGTTTGGCGGGGAAGGAGCCcgtgcagcactgcagaactGCAGACGGGCTCAAAGGCGTTGGTTCCTCTGGCCTGGACAGTGGCAATGACAGGCTTAATGAAACCTCACCTTCTCCCTTTGGGCCAGAACCATCCATGtcccagctggcagagcttgcagatGGCTCTTTCACTGAGCTGAACAGCAAAGACCCTTCTGAGGATCTGATTGAACTTCCACAGACAACTTTGGCTGAGCCAATTGAGGACTTGGGCACTACTCCAGAGAAGACCCAGGTCATGTCCAGGGACCTGCCACCCTCTCATGATCTTCCTGTGAATAGTCTGGATACTGTGGACCTGGGCTGTtctccagctggcagcagggactTTTCTGCAGAAACTGAATTGCAGACTCACCTTCCACAGGCATCACCAACTAAATTTGATTCTGGGGATGTGGCTTGTGCCCCAGTGGTTGCTAAAGACATGGATCCCTCTCCAGCAGTTGCTCAGGAGCTTTCAGAGACAGAACTGGATAATCAGGACTTGAGAAATCCCGAGCTGCTTTTGCAAAACTTGTCTGCAAGTGAGCTGGAGTTTCAAGACACTGGCAGTACCCTGGAGAGGGTCGTGGGCAGGGACCTGGCACCTTCTCCTGATCTTCCTGTCAGTAATCTGGATGCTGCaggcctgggctgctctccagctgctgaTGGTGCCTTTCCTGCAGTGACTGAGGCTCAGGCCCACCTTCCACAGACATCACTGACTGAACTTGATACTGAGGACGTGGCTTGTGCCCCAGTGATTGCTAAAGACATGGATccatctccagctgcagctcaggaaaTTTCAAGGACAGAACTGGATAATCAGGACTTGAGAAACCCTGAGCTGCCTTTGCAGTCAGGAGGTGAGCTGGGGATTCAGGACTTGGGCAGTACTCCAGAGATATCACAGGTTGTGGGCAGGGATGTGCCACCTTCTCCTGATCTTCCTGTGCATAAGCTGGGTTCTGTGGACTTGGACCATTCCCCAGCTGCCAGTGGTGACTTCTCTGCAGCACCTGAGGCTCTGATCCACCTTCCCCAGGCAGCTCTGACTGGAGAGATCCAAGACACTGTCAGTAGTCTGGAGAAGAGTCAGGTCACGGGCAGGGACCTGCCACCTTCTCACGACATTCCTGAGAACATTCTGGATGCTGCGGACATGGGCTGTTCCGCAGTTGCTGACATGGACTTTTCTGTAGTGACTTTCTTAAAGTGTTCCACAGTGAAAAGGCAGGGTTTGGAACAGCCTGGCGGGCGCATGAAAAAGCGGGGAAGCACTTCATTTGTGGAACAAAACTCTGTGGAGGTCATGGACAGAGTGGAAGAGTTTGACTGCAGCACGGAGTGCAGGCCCTTCCAGGTGCACGTCTCGAGGATTGTCTCTTCTGGACGCCTCAAAAATGGAAAGGTAGGAACAGCTTTGTAAGGTTTGCAGTAAGACCACGCTGTTGTACATCTCAAAAAGCTGGTTTGCActtgaaagcattttttcacATCCCTCATTGAGATTTGCAGCTAAGGAAGTCATTCTGTGAATAGTGGCAGCAGACACAGTTCTTGGATGAGTCTGAGCTCGTAAAcctccagagctgcttctcCTAAGACCCTTTGTGTGTATCAGTGTCTCTTGAAGAGGGTGTAGCAGTTTATGTATTCCTTGACACTAgctttagtttttttcttctctgcatttaGGTTCATTTGAAGTAGAAGCTCCTAAGAAGAGGGATTTTAGCAAACTGAGAGTTAAGTGTGCTGTGGGCAAACAATTCAGCAATAGCACGTTGACCTTTATGTTTTCTTACCTTAAAGAGTTGGAGTGATGGGGTGGGTGATGAATGAGAGGTGGGCAATGCTAGTGGCTCCAGTCGTGGCAGGATGTTCCTGTCTGGTACAAGCAAGTCCTTCAAAGCCCTTAAAATCCTCAAAACGTGTAAGTGGACATTGCACTTTCGGCTAGGTTCTGGGTGTTACAAATCTGGCTTGTCCAGCTTATTGCTACGAAACCTCAGAAGTCCTGTGGAGCCAGTGTGAAGCCCAACTTTAGGGTTCTTTTGGGTACCTGCTGGTTAACTGAGGCTGGAAtgaggattttttcttttttcaaggTGCCAGGTAGAAAAATGAGGTTGATTTGTGAAGAaactttgtcttttccttttggGTTTGGAGAGAAAAGAGATATTCCAGAGGTGGTGACACTGTTGCCTGTTGGAAAAGGGGTCGCAGTAACTTCTGAGCCAAGAGGGGAAGTGTTTGAAAATTGGCAGCAGATTAGAAATGCTGGaggaaaaaatctgaacttCTGACTCACAGCTAAAACAGGCAGCAGTATTGTTAGGTattcctggttttgtttttttgctccATTTCTGTGTAATACAAAGAGTTACAGAAGCTCTCTGTGCAATCCCAGGCACCCCAGAGCAGTGAGTAGTGGCTGGTCACTTCTTGGGGTTTCTGGAAGAAACATTTTTAGGAGGAACTTGAGAGGGCTGTGGTTTCATATCCCTTCACATGGACTGAGCTGAAAATATTCTGGGCAGGAGCAAGATGAGAGAGGCATGAAAGGATGgagtggagcagagggaaataccagccagggacatcccagagcagccacatccctgctgggagggcaggggctgcctgtctgatcccagtgctcccagggCACAATCCCAGCgctctcccagctcagctgtgtgAACAGGAGATGCCCTAagtcccagctcagctgctgcagcttaCTAACATGACCAAGAAACTTAAATATGGTACTTGAGATAACCGGACAGGAAACCTCCCCCGAGTTCCCGTGGAGCGTGGCGATAGCACACGACCTCCAGGCTGCCGTGGCTTCCTCTggctgggagggcaggagctgcagcaggggccAGGGAAAGCACACAGCCCACCTGGGCTCTGGACACCTCCTGCACCCcaggagctcctgctgcaggtctggCAATGCACAGAGATCTGGTGGTGGCACCAAACCCAGAGCAAGGGGAGGCTGAAGGAGGGATCTCCTGGCCAG from Taeniopygia guttata chromosome 4A, bTaeGut7.mat, whole genome shotgun sequence includes:
- the ARHGEF9 gene encoding rho guanine nucleotide exchange factor 9 isoform X1, whose translation is MEVLEGLQRTASMSIPNGCANRIFQGNMEGGSTDALEACGAEHCASGDAVSSEQEETHRYKKTTKGSRIWNFVRRRKGLSTNKDRPQSMILLGVTSEVSELKKPSFMDRVRSSKKGRSSRTPKNVDLRGSRVQDVCDPEEELPGSGQRAVYRVRRLGDGRRPSRHSYAGYIEDLDSSFEDIELNISIPELDATESKCLRDISGRLHGEDNDGNSHRIPARKSESLNFEHIKSPAITEGDNQKRCAVLPQDSRRGRSSDVWSYLKGISLASKDNSKLADQRAETNFQNLENTTDHSASYFDFDTRCEENLSQRKKSNGAAKATHFGGVVRFLSSVAEAARRLRGSSRAFSPDEKRPQRSFRGRRQDVASPKEGLVIENENAKAFCTVGACLQSPDSGTWENLSFESLAGKEPVQHCRTADGLKGVGSSGLDSGNDRLNETSPSPFGPEPSMSQLAELADGSFTELNSKDPSEDLIELPQTTLAEPIEDLGTTPEKTQVMSRDLPPSHDLPVNSLDTVDLGCSPAGSRDFSAETELQTHLPQASPTKFDSGDVACAPVVAKDMDPSPAVAQELSETELDNQDLRNPELLLQNLSASELEFQDTGSTLERVVGRDLAPSPDLPVSNLDAAGLGCSPAADGAFPAVTEAQAHLPQTSLTELDTEDVACAPVIAKDMDPSPAAAQEISRTELDNQDLRNPELPLQSGGELGIQDLGSTPEISQVVGRDVPPSPDLPVHKLGSVDLDHSPAASGDFSAAPEALIHLPQAALTGEIQDTVSSLEKSQVTGRDLPPSHDIPENILDAADMGCSAVADMDFSVVTFLKCSTVKRQGLEQPGGRMKKRGSTSFVEQNSVEVMDRVEEFDCSTECRPFQVHVSRIVSSGRLKNGKPTSRPTQPCPQAEPFKALVERCRSEPLSQSTPMGLDQLGGRMQHLLRRRAENEQASKTLKVRGNCRNGGRRWNLFKPGAEKLQISRLISGGSIVSAEAVWDHVTMANRELAFKAGDVIKVLDASNKDWWWGQIDDEEGWFPASFVRLWVNQEDGVEEGTSEVQNGHLDPSADCLCLGRTVQNRDQMRANVINEIMSTERHYIKHLKDICEGYLKQCRKRRDMFSDEQLKIIFGNIEDIYRFQMGFVRDLEKQYNNEDPHLSEIGPCFLEHQDGFWIYSEYCNNHLDACMELSKLMKDSRYQHFFEACRLLQQMIDIAIDGFLLTPVQKICKYPLQLAELLKYTAQEHSDYRYVAAALAVMRNVTLQINERKRRLENIDKIAQWQASVLDWEGDDILDRSSELIYTGEMSWIYQPYGRNQQRVFFLFDHQMVLCKKDLIRRDILYYKGRIDMDKYEVVDIEDGRDDDFNVSMKNAFKLHNKETEEMHLFFAKKLEEKLRWLRAFREERKMVKEDEKIGFEISENQKRQAAMTVKKVSKQKGVSYSKSVPPAYPPPQDPLNQGQYMVTDGISQSQVFEFTEPRRSQAPFWQNFSRLTPFKK
- the ARHGEF9 gene encoding rho guanine nucleotide exchange factor 9 isoform X2, encoding MEVLEGLQRTASMSIPNGCANRIFQGNMEGGSTDALEACGAEHCASGDAVSSEQEETHRYKKTTKGSRIWNFVRRRKGLSTNKDRPQSMILLGVTSEVSELKKPSFMDRVRSSKKGRSSRTPKNVDLRGSRVQDVCDPEEELPGSGQRAVYRVRRLGDGRRPSRHSYAGYIEDLDSSFEDIELNISIPELDATESKCLRDISGRLHGEDNDGNSHRIPARKSESLNFEHIKSPAITEGDNQKRCAVLPQDSRRGRSSDVWSYLKGISLASKDNSKLADQRAETNFQNLENTTDHSASYFDFDTRCEENLSQRKKSNGAAKATHFGGVVRFLSSVAEAARRLRGSSRAFSPDEKRPQRSFRGRRQDVASPKEGLVIENENAKAFCTVGACLQSPDSGTWENLSFESLAGKEPVQHCRTADGLKGVGSSGLDSGNDRLNETSPSPFGPEPSMSQLAELADGSFTELNSKDPSEDLIELPQTTLAEPIEDLGTTPEKTQVMSRDLPPSHDLPVNSLDTVDLGCSPAGSRDFSAETELQTHLPQASPTKFDSGDVACAPVVAKDMDPSPAVAQELSETELDNQDLRNPELLLQNLSASELEFQDTGSTLERVVGRDLAPSPDLPVSNLDAAGLGCSPAADGAFPAVTEAQAHLPQTSLTELDTEDVACAPVIAKDMDPSPAAAQEISRTELDNQDLRNPELPLQSGGELGIQDLGSTPEISQVVGRDVPPSPDLPVHKLGSVDLDHSPAASGDFSAAPEALIHLPQAALTGEIQDTVSSLEKSQVTGRDLPPSHDIPENILDAADMGCSAVADMDFSVVTFLKCSTVKRQGLEQPGGRMKKRGSTSFVEQNSVEVMDRVEEFDCSTECRPFQVHVSRIVSSGRLKNGKPTSRPTQPCPQAEPFKALVERCRSEPLSQSTPMGLDQLGGRMQHLLRRRAENEQASKTLKVRGNCRNGGRRWNLFKPGAEKLQISRLISGGSIVSAEAVWDHVTMANRELAFKAGDVIKVLDASNKDWWWGQIDDEEGWFPASFVRLWVNQEDGVEEGTSEVQNGHLDPSADCLCLGRTVQNRDQMRANVINEIMSTERHYIKHLKDICEGYLKQCRKRRDMFSDEQLKIIFGNIEDIYRFQMGFVRDLEKQYNNEDPHLSEIGPCFLEHQDGFWIYSEYCNNHLDACMELSKLMKDSRYQHFFEACRLLQQMIDIAIDGFLLTPVQKICKYPLQLAELLKYTAQEHSDYRYVAAALAVMRNVTLQINERKRRLENIDKIAQWQASVLDWEGDDILDRSSELIYTGEMSWIYQPYGRNQQRVFFLFDHQMVLCKKDLIRRDILYYKGRIDMDKYEVVDIEDGRDDDFNVSMKNAFKLHNKETEEMHLFFAKKLEEKLRWLRAFREERKMVKEDEKIGFEISENQKRQAAMTVKKVSKQKGVSYSKSVPPAYPPPQDPLNQGQYMVTDGISQSQVFEFTEPRRSQAPFWQNFSRE